In Primulina eburnea isolate SZY01 chromosome 14, ASM2296580v1, whole genome shotgun sequence, the following proteins share a genomic window:
- the LOC140812109 gene encoding agamous-like MADS-box protein MADS3 isoform X2, whose translation MGRGRVELKRIENKINRQVTFSKRRNGLLKKAYELSVLCDAEVALIIFSSRGKLYEFSSTSMTTTLERYQRCCFTPHDNSVDQTETQSWYQEVAKLKAKYESLQRTQRHLLGEDLGPLSVKELQNLEKQLEGALSQARQRKTQIMMEQMEELRRKQLGDMNKQLKIKVSLEMSSFEAEGQQASLRTLPFPWNAGTSAETNNYIVQQASHPIDIEQEVPVLEIGYHHYNLGELGSSVPRSTGVESNFIQGWTL comes from the exons ATGGGTAGAGGGAGAGTGGAGTTAAAGAGGATAGAGAACAAGATCAACAGACAGGTTACATTTTCTAAGAGAAGAAATGGACTGTTGAAGAAAGCTTATGAACTCTCCGTACTTTGTGATGCTGAGGTTGCCCTTATCATCTTCTCTAGCAGGGGAAAGCTTTATGAATTTAGTAGCACTag TATGACCACCACCCTTGAGCGCTACCAGCGTTGCTGCTTTACTCCTCATGATAACAGTGTTGATCAAACTGAAACACAG AGCTGGTATCAAGAAGTCGCAAAATTGAAGGCCAAGTATGAATCTCTTCAACGGACTCAAAG GCATTTGCTTGGAGAAGATCTTGGACCTCTGAGTGTGAAAGAACTGCAGAATCTTGAGAAGCAACTTGAAGGAGCTCTTTCTCAAGCCAGACAAAGGAAG ACACAGATCATGATGGAGCAAATGGAAGAGCTTCGCAGAAAG CAGCTTGGAGACATGAACAAACAACTAAAGATCAAGGTTTCACTAGAAATGTCATCG TTTGAAGCAGAAGGACAGCAAGCTAGTCTAAGAACCCTTCCTTTCCCTTGGAACGCTGGTACATCGGCTGAAACCAATAACTACATCGTCCAACAGGCTTCCCATCCTATTGACATCGAACaagaagtacctgtgctggaaATAGG GTATCATCACTACAATCTTGGAGAATTAGGATCATCTGTTCCAAGAAGCACTGGTGTTGAAAGTAATTTCATCCAAGGGTGGACACTTTAA
- the LOC140812109 gene encoding agamous-like MADS-box protein MADS3 isoform X1 has product MGRGRVELKRIENKINRQVTFSKRRNGLLKKAYELSVLCDAEVALIIFSSRGKLYEFSSTSMTTTLERYQRCCFTPHDNSVDQTETQSWYQEVAKLKAKYESLQRTQRHLLGEDLGPLSVKELQNLEKQLEGALSQARQRKTQIMMEQMEELRRKEQQLGDMNKQLKIKVSLEMSSFEAEGQQASLRTLPFPWNAGTSAETNNYIVQQASHPIDIEQEVPVLEIGYHHYNLGELGSSVPRSTGVESNFIQGWTL; this is encoded by the exons ATGGGTAGAGGGAGAGTGGAGTTAAAGAGGATAGAGAACAAGATCAACAGACAGGTTACATTTTCTAAGAGAAGAAATGGACTGTTGAAGAAAGCTTATGAACTCTCCGTACTTTGTGATGCTGAGGTTGCCCTTATCATCTTCTCTAGCAGGGGAAAGCTTTATGAATTTAGTAGCACTag TATGACCACCACCCTTGAGCGCTACCAGCGTTGCTGCTTTACTCCTCATGATAACAGTGTTGATCAAACTGAAACACAG AGCTGGTATCAAGAAGTCGCAAAATTGAAGGCCAAGTATGAATCTCTTCAACGGACTCAAAG GCATTTGCTTGGAGAAGATCTTGGACCTCTGAGTGTGAAAGAACTGCAGAATCTTGAGAAGCAACTTGAAGGAGCTCTTTCTCAAGCCAGACAAAGGAAG ACACAGATCATGATGGAGCAAATGGAAGAGCTTCGCAGAAAG GAGCAGCAGCTTGGAGACATGAACAAACAACTAAAGATCAAGGTTTCACTAGAAATGTCATCG TTTGAAGCAGAAGGACAGCAAGCTAGTCTAAGAACCCTTCCTTTCCCTTGGAACGCTGGTACATCGGCTGAAACCAATAACTACATCGTCCAACAGGCTTCCCATCCTATTGACATCGAACaagaagtacctgtgctggaaATAGG GTATCATCACTACAATCTTGGAGAATTAGGATCATCTGTTCCAAGAAGCACTGGTGTTGAAAGTAATTTCATCCAAGGGTGGACACTTTAA